In the Besnoitia besnoiti strain Bb-Ger1 chromosome XII, whole genome shotgun sequence genome, one interval contains:
- a CDS encoding suppressor of mitotic defects protein (encoded by transcript BESB_023700) has protein sequence MSTASGSASNCPRWRGVFHRSRGGKHGSPHQQLRQLFGNCTPRGNRRNDSAAQPPAPPVSLDCEMVGCGLDGSISALARVSICNAHGDVLLDEIVKPDMRITDFRQHVTGLSWAIIRDRGISFEAARTLVTDLIRGKVLVGHALQHDLQVLALDHPVHMIRDTSKYKPLRPAGMSRNAVPSLRRLAESWLNREIQTGAHSSVEDCRAAMDLYLMFQAQWERQFVAVTHAQEPADPPVEECARRPDTLQGAPKSEQSSRKRSRPHHRHHRKDISEMYDSDDSYGDPVEESVAKLHQDHASSRGDPGDQDTLCQFSQNRTREHERGGSDLGSGTRDSSGIDFSGLTRNQRKRLRKRLRSENAGDQCERQECRK, from the exons ATGTCGACCGCATCTGGGTCGGCGAGCAACTGCCCGCGGTGGAGGGGGGTTTTCCACCGTtctcgcggcggcaagcATGGAAGTCCCCATCAGCAACTACGCCAACTTTTCGGTAATTGCACACCGCGCGGCAACCGCAGGAATGATTCGGCGGCACaaccgccagcgccgcccgtTTCACTCGACTGCGAGATGGTTGGTTGTGGCTTGGATGGGAGCATCAGTGCGTTAG CCCGAGTGTCGATCTGCAATGCGCACGGCGACGTTCTGCTGGATGAAATCGTTAAACCGGACATGCGCATCACGGACTTCCGCCAACATGTGACAG GACTCTCGTGGGCTATTATACGAGACAGAGGAATATCGTTTGAAGCGGCGCGGACTCTCGTTACCGATTTGATCAGAGGGAAGGTTTTGGTGGGGCACGCCCTTCAGCACGATCTGCAG GTTTTAGCCCTTGATCATCCGGTTCACATGATTCGCGATACGAGCAAGTACAAACCGTTGCGCCCAGCAGGCATGTCTCGCAACGCTGTCCCTTCGTTGAGGCGTCTGGCGGAATCGTGGCTGAATCGGGAGATCCAGACAG GAGCCCACAGTTCCGTCGAAgactgccgcgccgccatgGATCTTTATTTGATGTTTCAGGCACAGTGGGAGCGGCAGTTCGTTGCTGTTACCCACGCTCAGGAACCTGCAGATCCGCCAGTGGAAGAATGTGCACGCAGGCCTGATACGCTACAAGGGGCTCCTAAATCGGAACAGTCTTCGCGCAAGCGTTCAAGGCCACACCACAGACATCACCGTAAGGATATCTCAGAAATGTATGATTCTGATGACAGCTACGGCGACCCTGTGGAGGAAAGTGTCGCAAAGTTGCATCAAGACCATGCTTCTTCCCGAGGCGACCCCGGCGATCAAGACACGTTGTGTCAGTTTTCCCAAAACAGAACCCGAGAGCACGAGCGGGGGGGCTCCGACCTCGGTAGTGGCACGAGAGATTCTTCTGGCATTGACTTTTCGGGCTTGACGAGGAATCAGCGGAAGAGACTCAGGAAGAGGCTCCGCTCAGAGAACGCCGGTGATCAGTGTGAACGGCAGGAGTGTAGAAAATAG
- a CDS encoding RNA methylase family UPF0020 protein (encoded by transcript BESB_023710), with translation MCSATPNLNHNACADPELPSGGEHLSLKTKRARRRSKALAKEDCDIAASDSGAAERAFAMLRARLSGHQNTNAERSEDKEDGRHPFHGCVTGGETSSSSSGGLPPESLHSSHRAADAADSNSADCEVSASPAGDSSEEEDESLLQIFCVCAPGLEGLLTRELLSLRLPPPSLPATAFVPSGDFRADEKARLQEAAMAAAAAAADAANRIVVNGPVDGKYRGSGGGVEVTGTLETLWNICMRSRLTDAVRVRVGSAFPAQREATLLRRLCALPWQKFVPLVAELGEPAVSVRVRRSRLHHTKMIADMTAAAVKENKKTFMQQTKRDTLPPHLRGRGVTMAGPHLLVNMRDGVCQVSIDAGGDVGRRPWRVSRGPMPLKEPLAAAVAYRTPFLNMLYERSRLFVWDPFCGTGPILLEMLGIAAGLPANSPRRRHAFFDFPIHSPSRFAAFLDCISLSPHPNVQNLELFGSDIDPDQVERARKNVEAFRERLPRPTDCLVQEDREAELPCKINFTEGSFLQVSSTIPPGALIVTNLPYGRRSDKNNIEGIYRDFRRMVAARDDWAAVYVLSASKKFRAEGSLNWRAISRFSNGGIEVELLKYTGKKSNPGVVRAG, from the exons ATGTGCTCAGCGACACCTAATTTAAATCACAACGCATGCGCCGACCCGGAGCTGCCGTCTGGGGGAGAGCATTTGTCACTGAAAACAAAACGGGCTCGGCGACGCTCAAAGGCGCTGGCTAAGGAAGATTGTGATATAGCAGCTTCCGACAGTGGTGCGGCGGAGCGTGCGTTCGCTATGCTGAGAGCCCGGCTGTCTGGTCATCAGAATACAAACGCCGAAAGGTCAGAGGATAAAGAGGATGGGCGGCATCCTTTTCATGGCTGCGTAACCGGTGGTGAGACGTCCTCTTCATCCTCGGGAGGGCTCCCGCCTGAGAGTCTTCACTCCTCTCATCGGGCCGCTGACGCTGCAGACAGCAACTCAGCTGACTGCGAAGTGTCAGCCTCTCCAGCAGGCGACAGtagtgaagaagaagacgagtcGCTGCTTCAAATATTCTGCGTCTGTGCACCTGGGCTGGAGGGCCTTCTAACTCGcgagctgctgtcgctgcgtctgccgcctccctcaCTGCCCGCTACTGCCTTTGTCCCGTCGGGCGATTTCAGGGCGGATGAGAAAGCGCGACTACAAGAAGCGGCAatggcagctgctgctgcggctgccgatGCTGCCAACAGAATTGTTGTCAATGGACCTGTCGACGGGAAGTACCGCGGCTCCGGAGGCGGAGTCGAGGTCACGGGAACCTTGGAAACGCTTTGGAACATATGCATGCGGAGTCGGTTGACAGATGCAGTCCGCGTGCGAGTGGGCAGTGCTTTCCCGGCtcagagagaagcgacacTACTCCGCAGACTTTGCGCGCTTCCGTGGCAGAAGTTCGTTCCCCTCGTAGCGGAGCTGGGCGAGCCGGCTGTTTCCGTCCGTGTGCGCCGTTCCCGGCTGCACCACACGAAGATGATAGCGGATATGACTGCTGCGGCCGTCAAAGAGAACAAGAAGACGTTCAtgcagcagacgaagcgagaCACTCTCCCTCCACACCTACGGGGACGAGGAG TAACGATGGCTGGACCGCACCTACTCGTCAACATGAGAGACGGTGTTTGCCAGGTGAG CATCGATGCTGGTGGAGATGTCGGAAGAAGACCCTGGCGCGTTAGCCGTGGCCCGATGCCCCTGAAGGAGCCATTGGCAGCCGCAGTTGCATACCGTACACCGTTCCTGAATATGCTGTATGAGCGAAGCAG GCTTTTCGTCTGGGACCCTTTCTGCGGAACAGGACCCATCTTGCTGGAGATGCTCGGTATTGCTGCGGGGCTTCCGGCAAActcccctcgccgccgccatgCTTTTTTCGAT TTCCCTATTCACTCTCCGTCGCGCTTTGCCGCCTTCCTTGACTGCATATCCTTGAG TCCCCACCCTAATGTGCAGAACCTGGAGCTTTTCGGAAGTGACATCGACCCAGACCAGGTGGAG AGGGCCCGTAAAAACGTCGAAGCTTTCCGAGAGAGGTTGCCGCGACCTACTGATTGTCTTGTGCAAG AGGACAGAGAAGCCGAACTGCCATGTAAAATCAATTTCACAGAGGGCTCTTTTCTCCAG GTCAGCAGTACCATTCCTCCTGGAGCCCTTATTGTCACAAATCTCCCATACGGTCGGAGAAGCGACAAAAATAATATAGAGGGGATATATAGAGATTTCCGACGGATGGTAGCTGCGCGTGACGACTGGGCGGCTGTTTATGTCTTGTCGG CTTCGAAAAAATTTAGAGCAGAGGGATCGTTGAACTGGCGAGCAATTTCTCGATTTTCTAACGGAGGTATCGAAGTCGAATTACTGAAGTATACTGGAAAGAAGTCAAACCCAGGTGTCGTACGTGCTGGATGA
- a CDS encoding hypothetical protein (encoded by transcript BESB_023720) — protein sequence MALAVCVQACPDAVTIGRPVPKPLAGTAGAILGVEMEFLGPAWQPAALVVVVASIYYKWRRVSVRFSVQAGVWPPCFIDSHISIKICVDETHRRMDNIVDYESSALADYLELLRGAPHNAEMHSG from the exons ATGGCGCTTGCAGTATGTGTCCAAGCATGCCCTGACG CAGTGACAATCGGACGCCCGGTGCCTAAGCCCCTTGCAGGCACTGCTGGAGCCATCTTAGGCGTGGAGATGGAGTTTCTAGGTCCCGCGTGGCAACCCGCTGCTCTCGTGGTCGTCGTGGCCTCCATATACTACAAATGGAGACGAGTCAGTGTGCGTTTCTCTGTCCAAGCTGGCGTCTGGCCCCCATGCTTTATCGATAGCCATATCTCTATTAAAATTTGTGTGGACGAAACGCACCGGCGTATG GACAACATAGTTGACTATGAGTCATCTGCACTAGCCGACTACCTCGAGCTCCTGCGCGGGGCTCCTCACAATGCCGAAATGCATTCGGGATAG
- a CDS encoding hypothetical protein (encoded by transcript BESB_023730): MSSPVGKQPYGGCFCPYGQADPQTDSPGAPTVYMPSPTSGNILPTRSCPESHPSTQQQTPKAIAQSPLHPSDSAPDPGALPRYRFVSCMICLPGLIAGLVTLATGVVRIVQASPSLRLPQGKLLDDINADAWRSRLFVLSPGEIFDLWAPLVFGIISTMTHFRMFEFTPITRSFKRYALWNLAQAMCADFGYCGALGLAGGVLSACTTVLSLVAAICYSDAQVSKITHAAPVPLAEAVRQPSNDIKPVNLVPFQPVLRLDSGLPQCARHSRNAGQSGPAAV, encoded by the coding sequence ATGTCTAGCCCCGTGGGTAAACAGCCTTACGGCGGGTGCTTCTGCCCATACGGCCAAGCAGATCCCCAGACAGACTCACCGGGAGCGCCGACGGTGTACATGCCGTCGCCGACGTCAGGGAATATATTGCCTACAAGGTCATGTCCGGAGAGTCATCCAAGCACTCAACAGCAAACGCCGAAGGCCATCGCACAGTCACCGCTACATCCCAGCGATTCTGCTCCCGACCCTGGGGCTCTGCCGCGTTATCGATTTGTATCGTGCATGATTTGCCTTCCCGGGCTAATTGCGGGCTTGGTAACGCTCGCAACCGGAGTTGTGAGGATTGTGCAAGCTTCCCCGTCTCTACGATTGCCGCAGGGAAAATTGCTCGATGACATAAATGCTGACGCCTGGCGTAGTAGGCTTTTTGTCCTCAGTCCTGGAGAGATTTTCGACCTGTGGGCTCCCCTTGTCTTCGGCATCATATCTACGATGACGCACTTTCGCATGTTCGAATTCACCCCAATCACGAGGAGTTTCAAGAGGTACGCTTTGTGGAACTTGGCTCAAGCCATGTGTGCTGATTTCGGATACTGCGGCGCTCTCGGACTCGCTGGAGGAGTTTTGTCGGCATGCACGACCGTTCTAAGTCTGGTTGCGGCTATCTGCTACAGCGATGCCCAGGTCAGTAAAATTACCCACGCTGCGCCTGTTCCTCTAGCGGAGGCTGTGCGCCAACCTTCAAACGACATAAAACCGGTGAATCTGGTACCATTTCAGCCAGTCCTTCGGCTCGACAGTGGACTGCCGCAGTGTGCAAGGCACTCGCGAAATGCAGGTCAATCGGGGCCCGCTGCTGTTTAA
- a CDS encoding hypothetical protein (encoded by transcript BESB_023740) produces the protein MAQKTLETSGSLRLLSYDELFKPSEVKTIEKFRGFKRQNTLKGDTRAKNELLSVLRQQRVLVDDNAIHFVAEARGESKADARNSVFKLAQRYKVLPDTENVKKIKQLFGRVREDDSGDEDWEPSFRRLPTCLKTKRGAKMMDDEVSHDILLGEIDSIEDESSKLGDNVVSSEAVKEEPEEVISRVIDQQGGGLGLATEKAESATEKQEEDFDDDDEDDAHFDHDDIKVLNDMQREFIGNNLTAWLQDIRKAYESGVKLVKVNALGLKFIRILTIKDMVLSIRQPHTQSKVKVERQVAITEIISVKLGRDSKEFRALDKLVEDKKEPADTNPPATLCAVVDLPKNRSLSLVFLEEDQRNGFVFFLRVLQKKARRAAEDLGEAV, from the exons ATGGCCCAGAAAACACTTGAAACGAGCGGCAGCCTCAGGCTGTTGAGCTATGATGAGCTTTTCAAGCCTTCGGAAGTGAAGACAATCGAGAAGTTCCGAGGTTTTAAACGGCAGAACACCCTGAAAGGCGATACACGAGCAAAGAATGAGTTGCTCAGTGTACTGCGACAACAGCGCGTTCTGGTGGATGATAACGCGATTCATTTTGTAGCGGAGGCTCGAGGCGAAAGcaaggcagacgcgaggaaTTCTGTGTTCAAGCTGGCGCAGAGGTACAAGGTGTTACCAGATACAGAGAACGTAAAAAAGATCAAGCAGCTTTTCGGGAGAGTAAGGGAGGATGATTCTGGAGATGAAGATTGGGAACCATCTTTTCGTCGGTTGCCTACCTGTCTGAAGACAAAACGAGGTGCGAAAATGATGGACGATGAAGTCTCGCATGATATACTGCTTGGAGAAATAGACTCTATAGAAGACGAGTCTTCGAAGCTGGGGGACAACGTCGTTTCGTCGGAAGCGGTGAAGGAAGAACCTGAAGAGGTGATAAGCCGTGTCATTGACCAGCAGGGCGGAGGGCTGGGGCTCGCTACAGAAAAAGCGGAGTCGGCAACGGAGAAACAGGAAGAAGACTTtgacgacgacgatgagGATGATGCTCATTTTGATCACGATGACATCAAGG TCCTGAATGACATGCAGAGAGAGTTCATTGGAAATAACCTGACCGCGTGGCTACAGGATATCCGGAAAGCATATGAGTCAGGTGTCAAGCTCGTGAAGGTCAACGCGCTGGGGCTAAAGTTCATACGCATTCTCACAATCAAGGATATG GTTCTTTCGATCCGTCAGCCCCATACGCAGTCGAAGGTCAAGGTGGAACGGCAGGTCGCAATAACAGAAATAATCAGTGTGAAACTGGGACGCGATTCAAAGGAGTTCCGTGCGCTGGATAAGCTCGTCGAGGATAAAAAAGAGCCGGCGGATACAAA CCCGCCAGCAACATTATGCGCAGTGGTGGACCTCCCAAAGAACAGGTCACTGTCTTTGGTTTTTCT GGAAGAAGATCAGAGAAACggtttcgttttcttccttcgcgtTCTGCAAAAGAAAGCTCGGAGAGCAGCAGAGGATCTCGGCGAAGCCGTATGA
- a CDS encoding oocyst wall protein OWP2 (encoded by transcript BESB_023750), with translation MPVIYARVICACLIIMVTASLMPVTPVLASTTDGLKKGKAPGGYRPEPPTTRANCKCPHGFERVDQSCVKREFVGKPEPFCPSGTLAHGKCRTRVAESFRCPEGYESMCDFKSSSNAKCCRLTETREVDYRCPEGTSETTEGDCKRLTRFPPSYECPLGYRYEDGYCVRTEPGYVAPVCGEHSQLTPENTCLKTAPGEIVYECPEGFQCVSSTKKSGFCKTCQKKEMASVSCECEAGAIEDDGLCYQLEVYKECFDKAQKKKSTSAYSGENEEQVVGDGKKDKKCEAKKPECTCKAGFHLECKGKQCQCVREEFTAVVRRCLGFDDGSGNCVRQIETAPIYQCGEGQECESIDKKNECKCVFKSRKHSTVDCGEGVLIGNDCFSVGHTPQTQHCPDGFDIVCRASECQCERNLFTHRTMTCTKHSAAKLDECATFSDPEFACKEGQLVDQKCVRLSYTVELCDA, from the exons ATGCCGGTAATATATGCAAGAGTAATTTGTGCGTGCCTTATCATCATGGTTACGGCATCCTTAATGCCCGTAACGCCCGTTCTGGCATCAACCACCGATGGCCTCAAGAAAGGAAAAGCTCCTGGGGGGTACCGACCAGAGCCACCAACAACCAGAGCGAATTGCAAGTGCCCTCACGGCTTCGAGAGGGTGGACCAGTCATGTGTAAAGAGAGAATTCGTTGGGAAACCAGAG CCATTCTGCCCCTCAGGAACACTGGCGCACGGCAAATGCAGAACGCGGGTTGCCGAATCATTCCGGTGTCCTGAGGGGTATGAGTCAATGTGCGACTTTAAATCGAGCTCGAACGCAAAATGCTGTCGCTTGACGGAGACTCGAGAAGTTGATTACCGTTGCCCGGAAGGGACAAGCGAAACTACGGAGGGCGACTGCAAGCGATTAACAAGGTTTCCTCCAAGTTACGAGTGCCCTTTGGGATATCGATACGAGGATGGTTACTGCGTCAGAACAGAACCAGGTTATGTTGCACCAGTATGTGGCGAACACAGTCAGTTAACGCCAGAAAACACGTGCCTCAAGACAGCGCCTGGCGAGATCGTATACGAGTGCCCTGAGGGGTTCCAGTGTGTTTCCAGTACGAAGAAATCCGGCTTCTGCAAAACCTGCCAGAAGAAAGAAATGGCTTCCGTGAGCTGCGAATGCGAAGCCGGGGCAATTGAAGATGACGGACTTTGCTACCAGTTGGAGGTATACAAGGAATGCTTCGacaaggcgcagaagaagaaatcgACGTCCGCATACTCGGGCGAAAATGAGGAGCAGGTGGTAGGAGATGGAAAAAAGGACAAGAAGTGCGAAGCAAAAAAGCCTGAATGCACGTGCAAGGCCGGATTCCACCTCGAGTGCAAGGGCAAGCAATGTCAGTGCGTGAGGGAAGAATTCACTGCCGTTGTGAGACGGTGCCTTGGATTCGATGATGGTTCGGGAAATTGTGTGCGCCAAATCGAGACAGCACCGATATACCAGTGCGGAGAAGGACAGGAATGTGAAAGTATTGACAAGAAAAACGAATGCAAATGCGTCTTCAAGTCGCGAAAGCATTCCACCGTGGACTGCGGTGAAGGAGTCTTGATAGGGAACGACTGCTTCTCTGTTGGGCACACTCCACAAACTCAGCATTGTCCAGACGGTTTCGACATTGTCTGTCGTGCCTCGGAGTGCCAATGTGAAAGGAATCTTTTCACGCACCGGACCATGACTTGCACAAAGCACTCAGCCGCGAAGCTCGACGAATGTGCCACATTCTCGGACCCGGAATTCGCTTGCAAAGAG GGCCAGCTGGTTGACCAAAAGTGCGTTCGTTTGTCGTACACCGTCGAGCTTTGTGACGCATGA
- a CDS encoding eukaryotic aspartyl protease superfamily protein (encoded by transcript BESB_023760) has protein sequence MGWAISLVDFKIDGVRLDLCFDSSSSRCTAVLDTGTSSIGGPREDIHRLLTMLGAAPRCDRIQAMKPLTIILEQTVSGRQIEFELAADDYLVEGLRASDNVSSCPVAFMPLALSHHPVRTFVS, from the coding sequence ATGGGTTGGGCCATCTCATTAGTGGACTTCAAGATCGATGGAGTCAGACTTGACCTATGTTTCGACTCTTCTAGCAGCAGATGCACTGCTGTCCTGGACACGGGGACGTCCAGCATCGGCGGCCCACGGGAGGACATTCACCGTTTGCTGACAATGCTgggcgcagcgccacgctGCGACCGAATCCAGGCTATGAAGCCTTTAACTATCATACTAGAACAGACAGTGTCTGGACGGCAGATCGAGTTTGAGCTGGCTGCTGATGACTACCTCGTCGAAGGCTTGAGAGCGTCAGATAACGTCTCGTCGTGTCCTGTTGCATTTATGCCTCTTGCCTTGAGTCACCACCCTGTCCGCACATTTGTAAGTTGA